One window of the Salvia splendens isolate huo1 chromosome 1, SspV2, whole genome shotgun sequence genome contains the following:
- the LOC121807027 gene encoding CO(2)-response secreted protease-like yields the protein MRLYSAFCLVVYLFMATPFLIVESGNDGVYIVYMGASPPTADHAQILTSLLMRKGKSVIATYSKGFSGFAARLTAEEAEAMAKREGVVSVFPDPLLQLHTTRSWDFLKYQTDLKIDSVSSAAGDDVIVGILDTGIWPESESFSDKGMGPIPSRWKGICMEGQNFTKSNCNRKLIGARYYEGDDGDDGDDSPRPSGTPRDESGHGTHVASTVAGTAVPGASYYGLAAGSAAGGSPRSRIAMYRVCTAGGGCFGSAILKAFDDAVADGVDVLSLSLGGSPGNPEFYSDPIAIGAFHAVEKGIVVVCSAGNSGPSASSVVNVAPWILTVAATSIDRDFEARVFFGGTTIIKGGGINFSNLNKTSVYPLTDGLAAMVNSSFDHDDAKNCIPGSLDEDRVRGKIVLCMNEDTNYLAQEKFSSMEAIGAVGMIVVDNNLRQVASKFGVSPIASVNEDDGLEIQTYINSESHPVATILPTRVIANYKPAPVVGYFSSRGPTYGIPNLIKPDIAAPGVSILAAWPSRDKGEALPGMDPPLFDILSGTSMACPHVSGLAANVKSLHPTWPESVIRSAIMTTAIQTNNLHTPITTNDGSVATPYDIGAGEISVTGPLQPGLVYETQTIDYIMFLCNIGYSTAMIKRIASSLPSNFSCPGSAKADAISNMNYPSIAVSGLTKGVVKTVTRTVTNVGDQDETYSCVVEAPASLDVEVVPNTLKFTKNVNRISFQVKFKVTASSKEDLLGSITWSNEKYKVRSPFVVSNS from the exons ATGAGACTTTATTCTGCCTTCTGCCTCGTCGTCTACCTTTTCATGGCGACGCCGTTTCTCATCGTGGAGAGTGGCAACGACGGGGTTTATATCGTCTACATGGGCGCCTCGCCTCCCACCGCTGATCATGCTCAGATCCTCACCTCTTTGTTAATGag AAAGGGGAAGTCCGTGATAGCGACGTACAGCAAAGGGTTCTCGGGTTTCGCCGCTCGTTTAacggcggaggaggcggaggcgatggcgAAAAGAGAAGGAGTGGTGTCAGTCTTCCCCGATCCGCTCCTGCAGCTTCACACCACTCGCTCTTGGGATTTCTTGAAGTATCAAACGGATTTGAAGATCGACTCTGTTTCTTCCGCAGCCGGAGATGACGTCATCGTTGGAATCTTGGATACTG GAATCTGGCCGGAATCGGAGAGCTTCAGTGATAAGGGAATGGGCCCCATCCCATCTCGTTGGAAGGGGATATGCATGGAAGGCCAAAATTTCACTAAATCAAACTGCAATCG GAAGCTGATTGGAGCAAGGTATTATGAGGGCGACGACGGTGACGATGGCGATGATAGTCCTAGGCCATCCGGGACGCCGCGGGACGAGAGCGGGCACGGCACCCATGTGGCATCCACGGTGGCCGGGACGGCGGTCCCCGGGGCATCGTACTACGGCCTGGCAGCGGGGAGCGCGGCCGGGGGCTCCCCGCGGTCGAGGATCGCTATGTACCGCGTGTGCACGGCCGGTGGGGGGTGCTTCGGATCAGCCATACTCAAGGCGTTCGACGACGCCGTGGCCGACGGCGTCGACGTGCTGTCACTGTCCCTAGGAGGCTCCCCCGGCAATCCCGAGTTCTACAGCGACCCCATCGCCATCGGGGCGTTTCACGCTGTGGAGAAAGGGATAGTCGTCGTCTGCTCCGCCGGAAACAGCGGCCCTTCCGCTTCGTCGGTCGTCAACGTTGCGCCGTGGATCCTCACCGTCGCCGCCACCTCCATCGACCGTGATTTCGAGGCCAGGGTCTTTTTTGGTGGTACCACGATCATCAAG GGTGGAGGCATCAACTTTTCCAATCTGAACAAAACAAGCGTCTATCCCTTGACAGATGGACTCGCTGCAATGGTTAACTCTAGTTTCGACCACGACGATGCCAA AAACTGCATACCGGGATCACTCGACGAGGACCGAGTGAGGGGGAAGATCGTTTTGTGCATGAATGAGGACACAAATTACCTAGCCCAAGAGAAGTTTAGCTCGATGGAGGCGATAGGGGCGGTTGGGATGATCGTGGTCGATAACAACCTCAGACAAGTAGCATCCAAATTTGGAGTGTCTCCCATTGCTTCTGTCAATGAAGATGATGGGTTAGAGATACAAACATACATAAACTCTGAATCCCATCCAGTCGCAACGATTCTCCCTACCAGGGTGATCGCGAACTACAAGCCGGCTCCCGTTGTCGGATACTTCTCCTCAAGAGGCCCCACTTACGGTATTCCAAATCTTATCAAG CCGGACATTGCAGCACCCGGGGTGTCAATCCTGGCAGCATGGCCTTCACGCGACAAGGGAGAGGCTCTCCCGGGGATGGATCCGCCCCTCTTCGACATACTCTCGGGCACCTCCATGGCCTGCCCTCATGTCTCTGGTCTAGCTGCCAATGTCAAGTCTCTGCATCCTACATGGCCAGAGTCTGTTATCAGATCAGCCATAATGACAACAG CAATTCAGACAAACAACCTGCACACCCCAATCACAACAAATGATGGATCCGTAGCCACCCCATACGACATCGGAGCAGGGGAAATAAGTGTGACCGGCCCTTTGCAGCCAGGCCTTGTCTACGAGACTCAAACCATAGACTACATCATGTTTCTCTGCAACATCGGGTACAGCACAGCCATGATCAAGAGAATTGCATCAAGTCTTCCTAGTAACTTTTCATGCCCGGGCAGTGCCAAAGCTGATGCCATCTCCAACATGAATTATCCCTCTATAGCTGTATCTGGCCTAACTAAAGGCGTGGTCAAGACAGTGACCAGAACAGTGACCAACGTTGGTGACCAAGATGAGACCTACTCATGTGTCGTGGAGGCACCCGCTAGTTTGGATGTCGAAGTGGTGCCAAACACACTGAAGTTCACCAAGAATGTAAACAGGATAAGCTTCCAAGTGAAGTTTAAAGTGACTGCAAGTTCGAAGGAGGACTTGTTAGGGTCGATAACATGGTCGAACGAGAAGTATAAGGTTAGGAGTCCATTTGTTGTGAGCAACAGTTAG
- the LOC121807047 gene encoding protein FREE1-like — translation MHNADYSSATYYHQQHFQPSPNPNPNPTDPLHPAPPPPSPYASAPPFSANTYTPPPPPPSTDYSPYHHNYPSLPLTPDPLPAATAYSQPQSHYSFPQFEAHASYRPPPHSQTPSYYDHPAPNYASNPNHNPVSPNSGYPSIHPPPAQYSQPNSNLYESQYDNHDVNLSRSRLDLGTEMYGKRPESGYGSDSPYGNTEGVYAYRGRNEPYGARGTTPNSSTWSGFDDFGRPIGHSSPSSSEKERPKSSSLKVVRAVPKADVHQDPKSSVQKFRVKLLAESGGQSTMDVLCQIGLDGIRMLDPSTNRTLRIYLLDTITRCEAIESAIFAFWSKSSVDFEARRIRLKSNSYTTTTILDTVTAAIAQYKEMSGRTRPTEYPKIAEQPAEKKKGFADFINKIKPVNEEKDHWVPDEATSKCTSCGTDFGAFVRRHHCRNCGDIFCDKCTQGRTALNSDENAPVVRVCDRCLAEVSRRLNSAKEGASRSTIVQNHEDLAKKLQEEMERSCKVSSGSRSGGSGRRMKEVACPTCTVHLQVQVPSSGSETIECGVCQHPFLVTGN, via the exons ATGCACAACGCCGACTACTCCTCCGCCACTTACTACCACCAACAGCACTTCCAACCATCCCCCAATCCAAACCCTAACCCCACCGATCCTCTTCACCCCGCCCCACCCCCACCCTCGCCCTACGCCTCCGCCCCGCCCTTCTCCGCCAACACTTACACccctcctccgccgcctcccTCCACCGACTACTCACCCTACCACCACAATTACCCTTCCCTGCCCCTAACTCCAGATCCTCTCCCCGCCGCCACAGCCTATTCGCAGCCTCAATCGCATTACTCCTTCCCTCAATTCGAAGCCCACGCCTCCTACCGGCCGCCTCCCCACTCCCAGACGCCCTCCTACTACGATCACCCCGCGCCGAATTATGCATCGAACCCGAATCACAATCCCGTTTCCCCCAATTCGGGTTATCCGTCGATTCACCCGCCACCTGCTCAATACTCTCAGCCGAATTCCAATCTCTACGAATCTCAGTATGATAATCACGATGTGAATTTGAGCCGGAGCAGGTTGGATTTGGGAACCGAAATGTATGGCAAGCGACCTGAGAGTGGGTATGGGAGTGATAGCCCCTATGGGAATACTGAAGGGGTTTATGCCTACAGGGGGAGGAATGAACCTTATGGAGCTAGGGGGACCACTCCGAATTCTTCAACCTGGTCCGGCTTTGATGATTTCGGGAGGCCCATTGGGCACTCATCTCCTTCGTCATCAGAGAAAGAGCGGCCGAAAAGTTCGTCATTGAAGGTTGTGAGAGCTGTGCCGAAGGCTGATGTCCACCAGGACCCGAAGAGTTCGGTTCAGAAGTTCAGGGTGAAGCTGTTGGCAGAAAGTGGTGGGCAGAGCACCATGGATGTACTTTGCCAG ATTGGCTTAGATGGAATCCGTATGCTGGACCCAAGTACCAACCGCACATTGAGGATCTATCTTCTTGACACAATAACCAGATGTGAA GCTATTGAATCAGCGATATTTGCTTTCTGGTCAAAAAGTTCTGTTGACTTTGAAGCTAGGCGTATTAGATTGAAATCTAACAGTTATACCACAACAACCATTTTGGATACAGTTACTGCTGCGATTGCACAG TATAAGGAGATGAGTGGAAGAACCCGTCCAACTGAGTATCCAAAGATTGCTGAACAACCTGCTGAGAAGAAGAAAGGTTTTGCTGATTTTATCAATAAGATCAAACCTGTCAATGAGGAGAAAGATCACTGG GTTCCTGATGAAGCGACATCAAAATGCACATCCTGTGGAACAGACTTTGGTGCTTTTGTCCGGAGG CATCATTGCAGGAACTGTGGAGATATATTTTGTGACAAGTGCACTCAGGGTAGAACTGCTCTGAATTCTGACGAGAATGCTCCTGTTGTTAGAGTTTGTGATCGATGCTTG GCGGAAGTTTCTCGGAGATTGAACAGTGCTAAGGAAGGTGCCAGCAGATCAACCATCGTTCAAAATCATGAGGATCTTGCCAAGAAACTTCAG GAGGAGATGGAGAGAAGTTGCAAAGTTTCATCAG GCTCGAGATCAGGTGGTTCTGGAAGACGGATGAAAGAGGTTGCCTGCCCAACGTGTACAGTCCATTTGCAG GTTCAAGTGCCAAGTTCTGGTTCAGAGACGATTGAGTGTGGGGTTTGCCAACATCCTTTTTTGGTTACTGGCAATTAA